In Paenibacillus sp. BIC5C1, a genomic segment contains:
- a CDS encoding S-layer homology domain-containing protein yields the protein MTQQNNLLSEDSVYKKKLFYDNGIQFNQVKAKLITEYKPPTPYLKTHVNQTLASSAGLVQNGTSHYNATLTMLFYSKKEYADWLQFIGSQHKYYDEKGTVYIGIVTGEPDIKTAEMETKYIVTIGMSLVRKQDFEYKYMTEFIDIENHWANKYIDNMQQLGLIATNWEADGESVVYFRPDEAATRAESITFLMRTYRHVDKLLRGY from the coding sequence ATGACACAACAAAATAACCTCTTGTCAGAGGATTCGGTATATAAGAAGAAACTGTTTTACGACAATGGAATCCAGTTTAATCAGGTCAAGGCAAAGCTAATTACGGAGTACAAACCGCCGACGCCTTACCTGAAGACCCATGTCAACCAGACCTTGGCATCTTCTGCGGGACTTGTGCAGAACGGAACGTCTCATTATAACGCTACCCTGACCATGCTGTTTTATTCTAAGAAGGAATATGCCGACTGGCTTCAGTTCATCGGCTCTCAACATAAGTATTACGACGAGAAAGGTACAGTTTACATCGGCATCGTGACTGGAGAACCCGATATTAAAACCGCTGAGATGGAAACGAAGTACATCGTAACCATCGGTATGTCTCTCGTCCGCAAGCAAGATTTTGAGTACAAGTACATGACAGAGTTCATTGATATCGAAAATCATTGGGCAAACAAGTATATCGACAATATGCAACAGCTTGGACTAATCGCCACGAACTGGGAAGCGGACGGGGAATCTGTTGTTTACTTCCGCCCGGACGAAGCGGCTACAAGAGCAGAATCCATTACGTTCCTTATGCGGACATATCGACACGTAGACAAGTTGTTGAGGGGGTACTAA
- a CDS encoding AAA family ATPase codes for MNGRVMAAGGQPGGRPSRQINVVLRNQEPQMLVKEEETAIQAAKGLAKHAHFQEIQGELEQLVGLENIKDLVFEIYAFLQIAQMRTEAGLISGAHVYHMIFKGNPGTGKTTVARIVAKLFQKMGVLSKGHLIEVERADLVGEYIGHTAQKTRDLVKKALGGILFIDEAYSLARGGEKDFGKEAIDTLVKSMEDNKNQFILILAGYSEEIDFFLQTNPGLPSRFPIQVEFPDYSIDQLIQISEIMAKERDYILMPQTILKLKQHLLQEKNESLHAFSNARYVRNAIERSIRHQAVRLLEQYTQGNPGKLELMTIRTEDLKFDQK; via the coding sequence ATGAACGGACGGGTCATGGCTGCAGGAGGGCAACCGGGAGGCAGACCATCCAGACAAATTAATGTTGTTTTACGTAACCAGGAACCTCAGATGTTGGTCAAAGAAGAAGAGACAGCAATACAAGCAGCAAAAGGCTTAGCCAAACATGCGCATTTTCAGGAAATTCAAGGCGAGTTAGAGCAACTGGTTGGACTTGAAAATATCAAAGATTTAGTATTTGAAATCTATGCTTTCTTACAGATTGCCCAGATGCGTACCGAAGCTGGTCTGATAAGTGGGGCGCACGTGTATCATATGATTTTCAAAGGCAATCCGGGAACCGGAAAAACAACGGTAGCACGAATTGTTGCGAAGCTTTTTCAGAAGATGGGTGTATTGAGTAAGGGGCACTTAATTGAAGTGGAACGTGCAGACTTGGTCGGGGAATACATTGGGCATACGGCACAGAAAACCAGAGACTTGGTCAAAAAGGCATTGGGTGGAATTTTGTTTATTGACGAGGCGTACAGTCTGGCTCGCGGGGGCGAGAAGGATTTTGGAAAGGAAGCTATCGATACACTTGTAAAATCAATGGAAGATAATAAGAATCAATTTATACTCATCCTGGCGGGCTACTCGGAAGAAATTGATTTTTTTCTGCAGACGAATCCCGGATTACCTTCCCGTTTTCCAATCCAGGTTGAATTTCCAGACTATAGCATTGATCAATTGATACAAATCTCCGAAATTATGGCCAAGGAACGTGACTATATTCTCATGCCACAGACCATACTCAAACTAAAGCAGCATCTGCTTCAGGAAAAAAATGAGTCTCTTCATGCGTTTAGCAACGCCCGATATGTCCGAAATGCCATTGAACGATCGATTCGTCATCAGGCAGTTCGACTATTGGAACAGTATACCCAAGGAAATCCGGGAAAACTGGAGCTGATGACTATCCGCACAGAGGATTTGAAGTTTGATCAAAAGTAA
- a CDS encoding aminotransferase class I/II-fold pyridoxal phosphate-dependent enzyme has translation MASFDSEIIELQRQVESQIAGQLQQIDRITDHNQWKVINAFQRRKVSDFHFAGSTGYAYNDRGREVLDEVYADVFGAEAALVRPHFASGTHTIATALFGVLRPGDELLYITGKPYDTLHKVIGKPGDGTGSLRDFGIGYQETALLEDGGVDWTAVEKSINAATKVIGIQRSRGYDWRSSFCIEEIADMVARVKAIKEDVIVFVDNCYGEFTEEREPTEIGVDLMAGSLIKNPGGGLAETGGYICGKGKYVQLAAYRLTAPGIGGEVGAMLGTTRGIYQGLYMAPTIVGQAIKGSTFAAAMFAASGFVTKPAWNEIRTDLIQAVQFSSAEHLIAFVQGIQRAAAVDSHVVPEPWDMPGYEHPVIMAAGTFIQGGSLELSADAPIREPYIGYMQGGLTYSHVKYGVLMALQTMKERKLL, from the coding sequence ATGGCAAGCTTTGATTCAGAGATTATTGAACTTCAACGACAAGTTGAAAGTCAGATTGCGGGGCAATTGCAACAGATTGACCGGATCACCGATCATAACCAATGGAAAGTAATCAATGCTTTTCAACGTAGAAAAGTCAGCGATTTTCACTTTGCGGGTTCAACGGGTTACGCGTATAACGATCGGGGGCGTGAGGTGCTTGATGAAGTATATGCCGATGTGTTTGGTGCAGAGGCGGCACTGGTACGTCCCCATTTTGCGTCTGGTACACATACCATTGCAACAGCTTTGTTCGGTGTGCTCCGTCCAGGTGACGAGTTATTGTACATTACGGGTAAGCCCTATGACACATTGCATAAGGTCATTGGCAAGCCTGGTGATGGAACAGGATCGTTACGGGATTTCGGCATTGGCTATCAAGAGACGGCTCTGTTAGAAGATGGCGGAGTAGATTGGACGGCAGTAGAAAAAAGTATCAATGCAGCGACAAAAGTCATTGGTATTCAACGCTCCAGAGGATATGATTGGAGATCTTCCTTCTGTATTGAAGAAATCGCTGATATGGTTGCACGTGTAAAGGCGATCAAGGAAGATGTCATCGTATTTGTGGATAACTGTTATGGTGAATTCACGGAGGAACGTGAACCAACCGAAATCGGGGTAGACCTGATGGCAGGTTCACTGATTAAAAATCCCGGTGGAGGTCTGGCGGAAACCGGTGGATACATATGCGGGAAGGGAAAGTACGTACAATTAGCTGCCTATCGTTTGACAGCTCCCGGAATTGGCGGTGAGGTTGGCGCGATGTTGGGAACAACTCGTGGCATCTACCAAGGACTTTACATGGCTCCGACAATTGTGGGACAAGCCATTAAAGGAAGCACATTCGCTGCGGCGATGTTTGCTGCATCTGGATTTGTAACCAAACCGGCATGGAACGAGATACGTACAGATCTGATTCAGGCTGTTCAATTCAGCTCGGCCGAACATTTAATTGCCTTTGTACAAGGAATACAGCGGGCTGCTGCAGTAGATAGCCATGTTGTTCCTGAACCGTGGGATATGCCGGGTTACGAGCATCCTGTCATCATGGCGGCAGGTACGTTTATACAGGGTGGGAGCCTTGAATTATCTGCAGATGCGCCTATCCGTGAGCCTTATATTGGCTATATGCAGGGTGGTTTAACATACTCTCATGTTAAATATGGCGTTTTGATGGCATTACAGACGATGAAAGAACGTAAATTATTGTGA
- the glnA gene encoding type I glutamate--ammonia ligase: MSFTKEDILRISKEENVRFIRLQFTDLLGAIKNVEIPVSQLTKALDNKMMFDGSSIEGYVRIEESDMYLYPDLDSWLIFPWVAENRVARLICDVYLPDGNPFPGDPRGILKRNLKEAEEMGFTSFNVGPEPEFFLFKTDEKGNPTNELNDQGGYFDLAPTDLGENCRRDIVITLEEMGFEIEASHHEVAPGQHEIDFKYADALKAADQIQTFKLVVKTIARQHGLHATFMPKPLFGMNGSGMHCNQSLFQGKVNAFVDESDELGLSKTARHFMAGTLKHARAFAAITNPTVNSYKRLVPGYEAPCYVAWSASNRSPMIRIPASRGLSTRVEVRNPDPAANPYLALSVLLKAGLDGIKRELSLPAPIDRNIYIMSEEERVEEGIPSLPADLKEALNELIRSEVICDALGDHALAHFYELKEIEWDMYRTQVHQWERDQYITLY; this comes from the coding sequence GTGAGTTTTACTAAAGAAGACATACTACGCATCTCAAAAGAAGAAAATGTACGATTCATTCGTTTGCAATTTACCGATTTACTTGGAGCAATCAAAAACGTTGAGATCCCTGTGAGCCAGCTTACCAAGGCTCTGGACAATAAAATGATGTTTGATGGATCTTCCATTGAAGGTTATGTACGTATTGAAGAGTCCGACATGTACCTCTATCCGGATCTTGATTCTTGGCTGATTTTCCCTTGGGTAGCCGAGAACCGTGTTGCTCGACTGATTTGCGACGTATATCTTCCGGATGGTAATCCGTTTCCAGGAGATCCGCGTGGCATCTTGAAACGAAACCTGAAAGAAGCCGAAGAAATGGGATTTACTTCCTTCAACGTCGGTCCTGAACCAGAGTTCTTCTTGTTCAAAACAGACGAAAAAGGAAACCCGACTAACGAACTGAATGACCAAGGTGGATATTTTGACCTTGCGCCTACGGATCTTGGTGAAAACTGTCGTCGTGACATCGTTATCACACTTGAGGAAATGGGCTTTGAGATCGAAGCTTCCCACCATGAGGTAGCTCCAGGTCAGCATGAGATCGACTTTAAATATGCTGATGCTCTAAAAGCAGCAGACCAGATCCAAACGTTCAAACTCGTTGTTAAAACGATTGCACGTCAGCATGGTCTACATGCTACCTTTATGCCGAAACCGCTGTTTGGCATGAACGGTTCAGGTATGCACTGTAACCAATCCTTGTTCCAAGGCAAAGTGAACGCATTCGTAGACGAGTCTGACGAGCTGGGTCTGAGCAAAACTGCACGTCACTTCATGGCTGGAACTTTGAAGCATGCGCGTGCGTTTGCAGCAATTACGAACCCAACTGTGAACTCATACAAACGTCTTGTACCAGGTTATGAAGCCCCTTGTTATGTAGCATGGTCTGCCAGTAACCGTAGCCCAATGATCCGTATTCCAGCTTCCCGTGGTCTGAGTACACGTGTTGAGGTTCGTAATCCGGATCCGGCTGCTAACCCTTACTTGGCTTTGTCTGTTTTATTGAAAGCAGGTTTGGACGGAATCAAACGTGAGCTGTCCTTACCAGCACCAATTGACCGTAACATCTACATCATGTCAGAAGAAGAGCGTGTGGAAGAAGGCATTCCAAGCTTGCCAGCTGACCTGAAAGAAGCATTGAACGAATTGATCCGCAGCGAAGTTATCTGTGATGCTCTCGGCGACCACGCCCTGGCTCACTTCTATGAGCTGAAAGAAATTGAGTGGGACATGTACCGTACACAAGTCCACCAATGGGAACGCGATCAATATATCACGTTGTACTAA
- a CDS encoding DUF402 domain-containing protein — translation MKRKFGDRANWRRITNRQFTCRFVQSKIFTGYITLYTIQDLKEPLWKTYGGSTFCIADKGYSWLQYYPKGEHFVVTAMFDDQERIVEWYIDTCRSQGITDQGVPWFDDLYLDVVVLKDGEIFLLDEDELEDALSRKHITTGDYDLANRTAKELLHAIDAHVFPYFQLSLKHRQTLFENGEFRKNIQI, via the coding sequence ATGAAACGGAAATTCGGGGACCGCGCGAACTGGCGCCGGATTACGAACCGACAATTTACATGCCGGTTCGTTCAATCCAAAATTTTTACGGGTTACATTACGCTGTATACGATACAAGATTTGAAAGAGCCTTTGTGGAAGACCTATGGAGGAAGTACCTTCTGCATTGCGGATAAAGGTTATTCATGGTTGCAGTATTATCCGAAAGGCGAGCACTTTGTTGTTACGGCCATGTTTGATGATCAGGAGCGGATTGTTGAATGGTACATTGATACATGCCGTAGCCAGGGCATAACCGATCAGGGTGTTCCGTGGTTTGATGATCTGTATCTGGATGTCGTTGTCCTGAAAGATGGAGAAATATTTTTGCTGGACGAGGATGAACTTGAAGATGCTCTTTCTCGTAAGCACATTACGACGGGGGATTATGATCTGGCTAACCGGACAGCAAAGGAATTGTTGCATGCTATTGATGCACATGTGTTTCCATATTTCCAACTGTCTCTGAAGCATAGACAAACCCTGTTTGAGAATGGGGAGTTTAGAAAAAATATTCAGATTTGA
- a CDS encoding DNA polymerase III subunit gamma/tau yields the protein MSERDLVIPKAGGIAEEVASQVEEQTPQVTAEEEKKPLTQEEADIREKVFFETDEQVRLRDGKTYYIPPLGLLDARRLMKRLNTIDSGVIIANLIPEDEEDRFEELLEVLLMAFKPYYKHMTVEHLGEYVDLETAKQIIDCMIGLNGLKKSM from the coding sequence ATGAGTGAACGAGATTTAGTTATTCCAAAAGCTGGTGGCATCGCTGAAGAAGTGGCCAGTCAAGTAGAAGAGCAGACTCCACAGGTAACAGCTGAAGAAGAGAAGAAGCCACTGACCCAAGAGGAAGCTGACATTCGTGAGAAAGTATTCTTCGAGACAGATGAACAGGTTCGTTTACGTGACGGTAAGACTTATTACATCCCACCACTAGGGTTGCTTGATGCTCGAAGATTGATGAAGAGACTTAATACGATTGATTCCGGTGTAATCATCGCTAACCTTATCCCTGAAGATGAGGAAGATAGATTTGAAGAATTGCTTGAAGTGCTCCTTATGGCATTTAAGCCATATTACAAACACATGACGGTCGAGCATCTTGGAGAGTACGTTGATTTGGAGACGGCTAAACAGATTATCGATTGCATGATTGGTCTCAATGGGCTAAAAAAGTCCATGTAA
- a CDS encoding MerR family transcriptional regulator, with amino-acid sequence MGDEIRRNMALFPIGIVMKLTDLSARQIRYYEQHSLIVPARTSGNQRLFSFNDVERLLEIKALIEKGVNIAGIKQVMNPVSKESEEATVITADTEVKRRELSDSQLHRLLKQQLVSGKRPGQVSLIQGELSRFFNKK; translated from the coding sequence ATGGGTGACGAAATTCGCAGAAATATGGCCTTATTCCCGATAGGTATTGTAATGAAACTTACGGATCTGTCCGCGCGTCAGATTCGTTATTATGAGCAGCACAGTTTGATTGTTCCTGCGAGAACGTCAGGTAATCAGCGTTTGTTCTCTTTCAATGACGTAGAACGATTGCTGGAAATCAAGGCTCTAATTGAAAAAGGAGTTAACATTGCAGGTATTAAACAAGTGATGAATCCTGTTTCCAAAGAGTCAGAAGAAGCAACGGTTATTACGGCCGATACGGAAGTGAAACGTAGAGAGCTGTCGGATTCCCAACTGCATCGTCTGCTTAAACAACAACTGGTGTCAGGTAAGAGACCTGGACAAGTATCTCTCATCCAGGGAGAGCTTTCCCGTTTCTTTAATAAAAAATAA
- a CDS encoding S-layer homology domain-containing protein: protein MKRWIDVDPLDWYYRDTLEITRMRTDLTGDVEVLSGMTYNVFKEGYERMVKRFVTVSGQQEFLVPDYKYHVNNPVFVIVNGVEVLPEKVENGKVTMTNPLSAGIEVVVIAYGIPDRKDIGCVNTPYNESGDYRMPHATLKYASTYHFSYSNQPESCTVLGVKLKRLLVTVGAGSDAGVVIRNAIGFQRDVFVIHKGEVYLPYMYNGFPAVIGYNAVIKGVSRRTSETVVVESGRVTYNDRFFGDVRIRRGDFFALMSRIYENLHNRYTDRAFTYNDTPLRPIVDKDVILSKWYSNDVLTLLDEKFHDGCYVFPLYEDGQFEPEACITRAEAVTFLNRLIEWITEKYR, encoded by the coding sequence ATGAAAAGATGGATTGACGTAGATCCGCTGGATTGGTATTACCGTGACACGCTTGAGATTACCCGTATGAGAACAGATTTGACGGGTGACGTAGAAGTCTTAAGTGGTATGACGTACAACGTGTTCAAAGAAGGGTACGAGCGAATGGTCAAGCGGTTCGTGACCGTAAGCGGACAGCAAGAGTTTCTTGTACCTGATTACAAATACCACGTGAACAATCCGGTGTTCGTCATCGTGAACGGGGTGGAGGTTCTTCCTGAGAAGGTAGAGAACGGAAAAGTGACCATGACCAACCCGCTGTCGGCGGGCATCGAAGTCGTGGTTATTGCTTATGGCATCCCTGACCGGAAAGATATCGGGTGTGTCAATACCCCATACAATGAATCAGGTGACTACCGGATGCCACACGCAACCCTGAAGTATGCTTCGACATACCATTTCAGCTACAGCAACCAACCTGAGTCTTGTACAGTCCTTGGCGTGAAGCTGAAGAGACTTCTCGTCACCGTTGGGGCAGGAAGTGATGCGGGCGTGGTCATCCGGAACGCGATCGGATTTCAGCGTGACGTGTTTGTCATTCATAAGGGTGAAGTTTACTTGCCATACATGTACAATGGCTTCCCTGCTGTCATAGGGTATAACGCCGTAATTAAAGGGGTGAGTAGACGTACAAGTGAAACGGTCGTCGTGGAATCAGGGCGAGTGACGTACAACGACCGATTTTTCGGAGACGTTCGTATTCGTCGCGGAGACTTCTTCGCACTTATGAGCCGTATTTACGAAAATCTGCATAATCGGTACACCGACCGTGCGTTCACATACAATGATACGCCGCTGAGACCGATTGTGGATAAGGATGTTATCCTTTCCAAATGGTACTCGAACGACGTACTGACCCTGTTGGATGAAAAATTCCATGACGGGTGTTATGTGTTCCCGCTTTATGAAGATGGTCAGTTTGAACCGGAAGCATGTATTACAAGAGCAGAAGCCGTAACCTTCCTTAACAGATTAATCGAGTGGATTACGGAGAAATATAGATAA
- the hflX gene encoding GTPase HflX has translation MTNGTHDTDMVKKDRAVLVSLVTDEVKRSGINPEYSLEELVKLAETAGVEVLSVLSQNLKTRDTKWFIGKGKVEELRAIAEEMGATTAIFDQELSGAQVRNLEEALDLKIIDRTQLILDIFAQRANTREGIIQVELAQLSYLLPRLSGHGKNLSRLGGGIGTRGPGESKLETDRRHIRGRIDDLKRHLEEVTRHRKLHRERRKKTGIIQVALVGYTNAGKSTLLKQLTAADVYIQDQLFATLDPTSRTMELPSGKEIVLTDTVGFIQNLPHDLIAAFRATLEEVNEADLILHVVDASSAMREDQMKTVHTILQQLGSGDKPQLVLYNKKDACTPEQLEMLPLDKEHIKVSALDADDLLKIRELIQAELTGDTKRFRIPAERGDLTSVLYKIGDVVETTFEDNDVIYEVELQKGEYEKFGYLLEDFIQL, from the coding sequence ATGACAAATGGCACACATGATACAGATATGGTGAAGAAGGATCGCGCCGTGTTGGTGAGTCTGGTTACCGATGAGGTCAAACGCTCGGGTATTAACCCGGAGTACTCCCTTGAGGAGTTGGTAAAACTCGCCGAGACAGCAGGCGTGGAAGTGCTGAGTGTATTGTCACAGAACCTGAAAACCCGGGACACCAAATGGTTCATTGGTAAGGGGAAAGTGGAAGAACTTCGTGCAATAGCTGAGGAAATGGGAGCAACAACAGCTATTTTTGACCAGGAGCTGTCTGGTGCTCAGGTTCGTAACCTGGAAGAAGCGTTGGATCTCAAAATTATTGATCGCACCCAGCTGATCCTGGATATCTTTGCGCAGCGCGCCAACACGAGAGAAGGTATTATTCAGGTTGAATTGGCTCAGTTGAGCTATTTGTTACCACGTTTGTCGGGTCACGGGAAGAATTTGTCCAGACTTGGCGGGGGAATTGGAACGCGGGGTCCAGGTGAAAGTAAACTGGAGACGGATCGTCGACATATTCGTGGCCGCATTGATGACTTGAAGCGTCATTTGGAAGAAGTGACACGTCATCGCAAGCTGCACCGGGAGCGTCGCAAAAAGACGGGTATCATTCAGGTAGCCCTTGTAGGTTATACGAATGCGGGTAAATCCACCTTGCTTAAACAATTAACGGCGGCAGATGTGTATATTCAAGACCAGCTGTTTGCCACACTGGATCCAACCTCTCGGACGATGGAACTGCCAAGTGGTAAAGAAATCGTACTCACAGATACGGTTGGGTTTATCCAGAACCTTCCTCATGATCTGATTGCGGCTTTCCGTGCAACGCTGGAGGAAGTAAATGAAGCGGACCTTATATTACATGTGGTCGATGCATCGTCTGCCATGCGTGAAGATCAGATGAAAACGGTACACACCATTTTGCAGCAGCTGGGTTCAGGGGACAAGCCTCAATTGGTATTGTATAACAAAAAGGATGCTTGTACACCGGAGCAGCTTGAAATGCTACCTTTGGATAAAGAGCATATTAAAGTGAGTGCTCTGGATGCGGACGACTTGCTGAAAATTCGGGAGCTTATCCAGGCTGAGTTGACTGGTGACACGAAACGGTTCCGTATTCCGGCTGAGCGTGGTGATCTTACATCTGTACTTTACAAAATTGGTGATGTAGTTGAGACCACATTTGAAGATAATGATGTAATTTATGAAGTGGAACTGCAAAAAGGCGAATATGAGAAATTCGGTTATTTACTTGAAGATTTCATACAACTGTAA